One Nicotiana sylvestris chromosome 12, ASM39365v2, whole genome shotgun sequence genomic window carries:
- the LOC104246612 gene encoding probable transcription factor KAN2 isoform X1, with protein MELFPAQPDLSLQISPPNNKPSSSSSWKRSTSNSSNEDQEMDLGFWKRALESRNSSNNNNNINNSSCFELSLSSNINPKPNSSQYFHHLQNTNTNFIRSLHQNQVLNPIRGVPVYNQNPIFPYDNTNTTTTLPIPSSVSSFNYNHTISSSNSHSHFQSHLYHQNGLIRSRFMSRFPAKRSMRAPRMRWTSTLHARFIHAVELLGGHERATPKSVLELMDVKDLTLAHVKSHLQMYRTVKTTDKAAAGAASSGQSEVFDNGSSGDNNSEELVLDIQNSGKSELSVQQGGRQEKDNYRGLWSNSSRESWQLHGNKKGDYPGNISYLEQKDNMEAKCLSYEGISTEVSSSTITEASPKKPNLEFTLGIMPNIS; from the exons ATGGAGTTATTCCCCGCGCAACCGGACTTATCCCTACAAATTAGCCCTCCAAATAACAAaccctcatcatcatcatcatggAAGAGAAGTACAAGTAATAGTTCTAATGAAGATCAAGAAATGGATTTAGGTTTTTGGAAAAGAGCTTTGGAATCAAGAAACTcatccaataataataataatatcaataatTCTTCTTGTTTTGAGCTATCTTTATCATCAAATATTAATCCAAAACCTAATTCTAGCCAATATTTCCATCATCTCCAAAATACTAACACAAATTTCATCCGCTCTTTACATCAAAATCAAGTACTAAACCCTATAAGAGGAGTTCCAGTTTATAATCAAAACCCTATTTTTCCATATGATAATACTAATACTACAACTACATTACCTATACCATCTTCTGTTAGTTCTTTCAATTATAACCATACAATCTCTTCATCAAATAGCCATAGCCATTTTCAATCCCATCTTTATCATCAAAATGGGCTAATTAGATCAAGATTTATGTCAAGATTTCCAGCTAAAAGAAGTATGAGAGCTCCAAGAATGAGGTGGACTAGTACTCTTCATGCTCGTTTTATTCATGCTGTTGAGCTCTTGGGTGGACATGAAA GAGCAACACCCAAGTCAGTTCTTGAGCTTATGGATGTGAAAGATCTCACCTTGGCACATGTTAAATCCCATTTACAG ATGTATCGGACGGTGAAGACAACTGATAAAGCAGCAGCTGGAGCAGCTTCTTCAG GCCAATCGGAGGTGTTTGATAATGGATCATCTGGGGATAATAATTCAGAGGAATTAGTGCTTGACATTCAAAACTCAGGAAAGTCTGAATTATCAGTTCAACAAGGTGGACGACAAGAGAAAGATAATTATCGTGGTCTTTGGAGTAACTCTTCAAG GGAAAGTTGGCAGTTGCATGGCAATAAAAAAGGAGATTATCCAGGAAACATATCTTATCTAGAG CAGAAAGACAATATGGAAGCAAAATGCTTAAGCTATGAGGGAATATCAACAGAAGTGAGCTCATCAACTATAACAGAAGCAAGTCCAAAGAAGCCTAATTTGGAGTTTACTTTGGGAATAATGCCTAATATTTCATAG
- the LOC104246612 gene encoding probable transcription factor KAN2 isoform X2, which produces MELFPAQPDLSLQISPPNNKPSSSSSWKRSTSNSSNEDQEMDLGFWKRALESRNSSNNNNNINNSSCFELSLSSNINPKPNSSQYFHHLQNTNTNFIRSLHQNQVLNPIRGVPVYNQNPIFPYDNTNTTTTLPIPSSVSSFNYNHTISSSNSHSHFQSHLYHQNGLIRSRFMSRFPAKRSMRAPRMRWTSTLHARFIHAVELLGGHERATPKSVLELMDVKDLTLAHVKSHLQMYRTVKTTDKAAAGAASSGQSEVFDNGSSGDNNSEELVLDIQNSGKSELSVQQGGRQEKDNYRGLWSNSSRESWQLHGNKKGDYPGNISYLEKDNMEAKCLSYEGISTEVSSSTITEASPKKPNLEFTLGIMPNIS; this is translated from the exons ATGGAGTTATTCCCCGCGCAACCGGACTTATCCCTACAAATTAGCCCTCCAAATAACAAaccctcatcatcatcatcatggAAGAGAAGTACAAGTAATAGTTCTAATGAAGATCAAGAAATGGATTTAGGTTTTTGGAAAAGAGCTTTGGAATCAAGAAACTcatccaataataataataatatcaataatTCTTCTTGTTTTGAGCTATCTTTATCATCAAATATTAATCCAAAACCTAATTCTAGCCAATATTTCCATCATCTCCAAAATACTAACACAAATTTCATCCGCTCTTTACATCAAAATCAAGTACTAAACCCTATAAGAGGAGTTCCAGTTTATAATCAAAACCCTATTTTTCCATATGATAATACTAATACTACAACTACATTACCTATACCATCTTCTGTTAGTTCTTTCAATTATAACCATACAATCTCTTCATCAAATAGCCATAGCCATTTTCAATCCCATCTTTATCATCAAAATGGGCTAATTAGATCAAGATTTATGTCAAGATTTCCAGCTAAAAGAAGTATGAGAGCTCCAAGAATGAGGTGGACTAGTACTCTTCATGCTCGTTTTATTCATGCTGTTGAGCTCTTGGGTGGACATGAAA GAGCAACACCCAAGTCAGTTCTTGAGCTTATGGATGTGAAAGATCTCACCTTGGCACATGTTAAATCCCATTTACAG ATGTATCGGACGGTGAAGACAACTGATAAAGCAGCAGCTGGAGCAGCTTCTTCAG GCCAATCGGAGGTGTTTGATAATGGATCATCTGGGGATAATAATTCAGAGGAATTAGTGCTTGACATTCAAAACTCAGGAAAGTCTGAATTATCAGTTCAACAAGGTGGACGACAAGAGAAAGATAATTATCGTGGTCTTTGGAGTAACTCTTCAAG GGAAAGTTGGCAGTTGCATGGCAATAAAAAAGGAGATTATCCAGGAAACATATCTTATCTAGAG AAAGACAATATGGAAGCAAAATGCTTAAGCTATGAGGGAATATCAACAGAAGTGAGCTCATCAACTATAACAGAAGCAAGTCCAAAGAAGCCTAATTTGGAGTTTACTTTGGGAATAATGCCTAATATTTCATAG